Proteins encoded in a region of the Isoalcanivorax pacificus W11-5 genome:
- a CDS encoding peroxiredoxin codes for MRYGLGLLLCCWLTPACALLLGDEAPDFHADTTAGPLHFDDWRQDHWVVLFSHPASFTPVCTTELAAVQRRQKAFAARGVRTLALAVSPLDDLRRWLDDIERSQGVRPAFPLIADHHRTISTRYGMLHPRAQSVSTVRSVFVIDPRGRLRLKMDYPAQVGRNFDELLRAIDALQATYQYPVLTPVDWQPGDDVIISPRLSPADARMLFPAQRDTVLPYLKYTPLPQ; via the coding sequence ATGCGCTACGGCCTGGGTCTGCTGCTGTGCTGTTGGCTGACACCGGCCTGCGCCCTGCTGCTGGGTGACGAGGCGCCGGATTTTCACGCCGACACCACCGCCGGTCCGTTGCATTTCGACGACTGGCGGCAGGACCACTGGGTAGTGCTGTTCTCGCACCCGGCCAGTTTCACGCCGGTCTGCACCACCGAACTCGCGGCAGTGCAGCGACGGCAGAAAGCGTTTGCTGCACGGGGCGTGCGCACCCTCGCGCTGGCGGTGAGTCCGCTGGATGATCTACGCCGCTGGCTCGACGATATCGAACGCAGCCAGGGCGTGCGCCCGGCCTTTCCGCTGATCGCGGATCATCACCGCACCATCAGCACCCGTTACGGCATGCTGCATCCCCGTGCGCAATCGGTCAGCACGGTACGCAGTGTGTTCGTCATCGACCCGCGTGGACGCCTGCGCCTGAAAATGGACTACCCGGCCCAGGTGGGGCGGAACTTTGACGAACTGCTGCGCGCCATCGATGCCCTGCAGGCCACCTATCAGTATCCGGTGCTTACGCCAGTGGACTGGCAGCCGGGCGACGACGTGATCATCTCGCCCCGGCTGTCACCTGCTGACGCGCGCATGCTGTTTCCCGCGCAGCGCGACACCGTGCTGCCCTATCTGAAATACACACCACTGCCGCAATAG
- a CDS encoding porin, whose product MKKNNTRIIPLSLAFALPLCAMQNASAAITLYDGDNTLFTTDGYINAFYVHNDVDRPGDQFDRRQARVKMGFLPNYLGFNMKRDVGDLTLGARSSFWVTINDSEVNGTGTAIDVRQFYGTVGGGFGEVLIGKDFGLFARSNILRDELLAGYGQASDTLGLMDGTGVSFGNIGTGYPYPFPSSQITWRSPAMGGMNIAVGIFDPYDTTEVGGTGKAYQDAPRFESEVSYQMDLGGATIYAWVNGAYQTSKNTDSSVDDVSSRGVGYGLQMKVADLSLTASGFDAKGIHPLFSNNLGQANLQEIDSDGYLVQGAYQFGKARLALSYGRTDDDGLVLGSAAEYEHKAVMLSYAVNDYLNLVSNVSRFEMDDKAAGELESTDTLAVGATVSW is encoded by the coding sequence ATGAAGAAAAACAACACCCGGATCATTCCCCTGTCGCTGGCCTTTGCGCTGCCACTGTGCGCAATGCAGAATGCCAGCGCCGCCATCACCCTGTACGACGGCGACAACACCCTCTTCACCACGGATGGCTATATCAATGCGTTCTACGTCCACAATGATGTGGACCGCCCCGGCGACCAGTTCGACCGCCGCCAGGCGCGGGTCAAGATGGGTTTTCTGCCGAATTACCTTGGCTTCAACATGAAACGCGACGTGGGTGACCTCACGCTCGGCGCGCGCTCATCGTTCTGGGTCACCATCAACGACAGCGAAGTCAACGGCACCGGCACCGCCATTGATGTACGGCAATTCTATGGCACCGTCGGCGGCGGTTTTGGCGAGGTACTGATCGGCAAGGACTTTGGTCTGTTCGCCCGTTCCAACATCCTGCGCGACGAACTGCTGGCCGGCTACGGCCAGGCCAGCGACACCCTCGGGCTGATGGATGGCACCGGCGTGTCCTTCGGCAACATCGGCACCGGATATCCCTACCCTTTCCCCAGTTCGCAGATTACCTGGCGCAGCCCGGCCATGGGCGGCATGAACATCGCCGTCGGGATCTTTGATCCGTATGACACCACGGAAGTGGGCGGCACCGGCAAGGCGTACCAGGATGCGCCCCGGTTCGAAAGTGAAGTGAGCTACCAGATGGATCTGGGCGGCGCAACGATTTATGCCTGGGTCAACGGTGCCTACCAGACCTCGAAAAACACTGACAGCAGCGTGGACGACGTCAGCTCGCGCGGTGTCGGCTACGGCCTGCAAATGAAAGTCGCCGACCTGTCACTGACCGCCTCCGGTTTTGACGCCAAAGGCATCCATCCGCTGTTCTCCAACAACCTGGGCCAGGCCAACCTGCAGGAAATCGACAGCGACGGCTATCTGGTACAAGGCGCCTATCAGTTCGGCAAGGCGCGTCTCGCACTGTCCTACGGCCGCACCGATGACGACGGTCTGGTGCTGGGCAGCGCGGCAGAATACGAGCACAAGGCAGTGATGCTGAGCTACGCGGTCAACGATTACCTGAACCTGGTCAGCAACGTCAGCCGCTTCGAAATGGATGACAAGGCAGCCGGTGAACTGGAAAGCACCGATACCCTGGCGGTGGGGGCGACGGTTTCCTGGTAA
- a CDS encoding efflux RND transporter permease subunit gives MARFFIDRPIFAWVIAIVIMMAGTLAITQLPVEQYPTVAPPEVTIRSSYTGASAQTVEDSVTQVIEQQMNGIDNLLYLRSTSDSAGNANTVLTFAPGTDPDIAQVQVQNQLQRAMPLLPQQVQQLGVQVRKSSDSFMMVIAFTSKDGSMTRADLADYIAANVQDPISRVQGVGQIQLFGAPYSMRIWLDPQKLNEFALTPADVVQAIEVQNNQVAGGELGGAPAVPGQQLNATIIAQTRLETPEEFGNILLRVRQDGSQVRLHDVARVELGAESYAIEGRFNGRPAAGLAINLATGANALDTATAVRARLAELSEFFPDNIEMQYPYDTTPFVEISIMEVVKTLIEGIVLVFLVMYLFLQNLRATLIPTIAVPVVLLGTFGVLSAFGFSVNTLTMFGMVLAIGLLVDDAIVVVENVERVMVEDNLPPREATRKSMGQITGALVGIALVLSAVFIPMAFFPGSTGAIYRQFSITIVSAMVLSVLVAMILTPALCATMLKPIHAEHQRTTGFFGWFNRNFDRASRGYRGRVEHILGRRGRYLLIYAAIVAVLAFAFMRMPSAFLPEEDQGILLAQVQLPAGSTQEQTIEVLKKMEHHFLENEKDVVQSMFAVAGFSFSGRGQNAGFAFIRLKDWEDRNLGQDGAQHIAQRAMGAFSQIREAIIFALNPPAIPALGVASGFNFQLQDRAGLGHAALTEARNALLAKANQHPALVAVRANGLEDATQYKLEVDRAKAQALGVSLADINTTLAVAWGSSYVNDFVDRGRVKRVYVQADAAFRMLPEDISKWYVRNGAGEMVPFSSFATGDWTYGPQQLERYNGVSSMNIQGSAAPGASTGDAMLAMEQLAAELPQGFGYEWTGLSYQERQAGSQAPALYALSMLVVLLCLAALYESWSIPFAVMLVVPLGVIGAVLAATMRGMENDVFFQVGLLTTIGLSAKNAILIAEFAKDQEEEGMGLLKATLEAVRMRLRPILMTSLAFMLGVTPLMLSSGAGSGARNAIGTGVFGGMLTATVLAIFFIPLFYVVVRKLSGVPLFSKDEDPTRTQG, from the coding sequence ATGGCCAGATTCTTTATCGACCGCCCGATCTTCGCCTGGGTGATCGCCATCGTCATCATGATGGCGGGGACGCTCGCGATCACCCAGTTGCCGGTGGAGCAATACCCCACCGTGGCACCACCGGAAGTCACCATCCGTTCCAGCTACACAGGCGCCTCGGCGCAAACCGTGGAAGACTCGGTCACGCAGGTGATCGAGCAGCAGATGAACGGGATCGACAACCTGCTCTACCTGCGCTCCACCAGTGATTCCGCCGGCAACGCCAACACCGTGCTGACCTTTGCGCCGGGCACCGACCCGGACATTGCCCAGGTACAGGTGCAGAACCAGCTCCAGCGCGCCATGCCACTGCTGCCGCAGCAGGTGCAGCAACTCGGCGTGCAGGTCCGCAAATCCTCGGATTCCTTCATGATGGTGATTGCCTTCACCTCGAAGGACGGCAGCATGACCCGCGCCGACCTGGCCGACTATATTGCCGCCAACGTGCAGGACCCGATCAGCCGCGTGCAGGGTGTCGGCCAGATCCAGTTGTTTGGCGCACCCTACTCCATGCGCATCTGGCTCGACCCGCAGAAACTGAATGAATTCGCGCTGACACCCGCTGACGTGGTGCAGGCCATCGAAGTGCAGAACAACCAGGTGGCCGGCGGTGAACTCGGTGGCGCGCCAGCGGTGCCGGGGCAGCAGCTCAACGCCACCATCATTGCCCAGACACGGCTGGAAACGCCGGAGGAATTCGGCAACATCCTGCTGCGTGTACGCCAGGACGGCTCCCAGGTACGCCTGCACGATGTCGCCCGCGTCGAACTGGGAGCAGAAAGCTACGCCATCGAAGGCCGTTTCAACGGCCGCCCGGCGGCCGGCCTCGCCATCAACCTGGCCACCGGCGCCAACGCGCTGGATACCGCCACGGCCGTGCGCGCACGGTTGGCCGAACTGAGCGAATTCTTCCCCGACAACATCGAAATGCAGTACCCGTACGACACCACACCGTTCGTGGAAATCTCGATCATGGAAGTGGTCAAGACCCTGATCGAAGGTATCGTGCTGGTGTTCCTGGTGATGTACCTGTTCCTGCAGAACCTCCGCGCCACGCTGATCCCCACCATCGCCGTGCCGGTGGTGCTGCTCGGTACTTTCGGTGTGCTGTCCGCGTTCGGTTTCTCGGTGAATACGCTGACCATGTTCGGCATGGTGCTGGCCATCGGGTTGCTGGTCGATGACGCCATCGTGGTGGTGGAAAACGTCGAGCGGGTGATGGTCGAAGACAACCTGCCACCGCGCGAGGCCACGCGCAAATCCATGGGCCAGATCACCGGCGCCCTGGTGGGCATCGCACTGGTACTGTCGGCGGTGTTCATCCCGATGGCGTTCTTCCCCGGCTCCACCGGAGCCATCTATCGCCAGTTTTCCATCACCATCGTGTCTGCCATGGTGTTGTCGGTGCTGGTGGCAATGATCCTGACGCCCGCATTGTGCGCCACCATGCTCAAGCCGATTCATGCCGAGCATCAACGCACCACCGGCTTCTTCGGCTGGTTCAACCGCAATTTTGACCGCGCCTCGCGTGGCTACCGTGGCCGGGTGGAACACATCCTTGGCCGGCGCGGCCGCTACCTGCTGATCTACGCGGCCATTGTCGCCGTGCTGGCCTTTGCCTTCATGCGCATGCCGTCGGCGTTCCTGCCGGAAGAAGACCAGGGCATCCTGCTGGCTCAGGTGCAACTGCCGGCCGGTTCCACGCAGGAGCAGACCATCGAGGTGCTGAAAAAAATGGAACACCACTTCCTCGAAAACGAGAAAGACGTGGTGCAGTCCATGTTCGCCGTGGCCGGCTTCAGTTTCTCCGGCCGTGGCCAGAATGCCGGCTTTGCGTTTATCCGCCTGAAAGACTGGGAAGACCGCAACCTGGGCCAGGACGGTGCGCAGCACATCGCGCAACGGGCCATGGGTGCGTTCTCGCAGATACGTGAAGCGATCATCTTCGCGCTGAACCCGCCGGCCATCCCGGCACTGGGTGTGGCCAGCGGTTTCAACTTCCAGTTGCAGGACCGCGCCGGCCTAGGCCACGCGGCACTGACCGAGGCAAGAAACGCGCTGCTGGCCAAGGCCAATCAGCATCCGGCACTGGTGGCCGTGCGCGCCAACGGCCTGGAAGACGCCACCCAGTACAAGCTGGAAGTGGACCGCGCCAAGGCCCAGGCGCTCGGTGTGTCACTGGCGGATATCAACACCACGCTGGCCGTGGCCTGGGGTTCCAGCTATGTGAATGATTTCGTCGACCGTGGCCGCGTGAAACGCGTCTATGTACAAGCCGACGCCGCCTTCCGCATGCTGCCGGAGGACATCAGCAAATGGTACGTGCGCAACGGCGCCGGCGAGATGGTGCCCTTCTCCAGCTTCGCCACCGGCGACTGGACCTACGGGCCGCAGCAGCTGGAGCGTTACAATGGCGTCTCGTCGATGAACATCCAGGGCAGTGCGGCCCCCGGCGCCAGTACCGGCGACGCCATGCTGGCGATGGAACAACTCGCCGCCGAACTGCCGCAGGGTTTTGGTTACGAGTGGACCGGCCTGTCCTATCAGGAACGCCAGGCCGGCAGCCAGGCGCCCGCGTTGTATGCGCTCTCCATGCTGGTGGTGCTGCTGTGTCTCGCCGCACTGTATGAAAGCTGGTCGATCCCGTTCGCGGTGATGCTGGTGGTGCCACTGGGCGTGATCGGTGCCGTCCTTGCCGCGACGATGCGCGGCATGGAGAACGATGTGTTCTTCCAGGTGGGCCTGCTGACCACCATTGGCCTGTCGGCGAAGAACGCGATCCTGATCGCCGAATTCGCCAAGGACCAGGAAGAAGAAGGCATGGGGCTGCTGAAGGCGACACTGGAAGCCGTGCGCATGCGACTGCGGCCCATCCTGATGACATCGCTGGCGTTCATGCTCGGCGTGACACCGCTGATGCTCAGTAGCGGCGCCGGTTCCGGCGCCCGCAACGCGATCGGCACCGGCGTGTTCGGCGGCATGCTCACCGCCACCGTGCTGGCGATCTTCTTCATCCCGCTGTTCTACGTGGTGGTGCGCAAGCTTTCCGGCGTGCCGTTGTTCAGCAAGGACGAGGACCCGACCCGGACACAGGGCTGA
- a CDS encoding TetR family transcriptional regulator, which produces MARRTKAEAMETREQILDAAELVFHRKGVSCTSLNDIAAEAGVTRGAIYWHFKNKHDVFIAMAERRRVPFDTLLRQAMLPDEPDPLGAIRAVMVTMLNELASDPQKRRLFEIYFLRCEYTAETLPLLNHRQDGFRQVSGYLAEGFRNAVRREQLPAGLDINKAVVQFHAQLTGLIFTWLLQPESFCLRQQGTELVDGFLHTLRHCPYLQQSDPVANA; this is translated from the coding sequence ATGGCACGGCGCACCAAGGCTGAAGCCATGGAAACCAGAGAGCAGATTCTTGACGCGGCGGAGCTGGTGTTCCATCGCAAGGGGGTCTCCTGCACCTCGCTGAATGACATTGCCGCCGAAGCCGGGGTGACCCGCGGCGCCATCTACTGGCATTTCAAGAACAAGCATGACGTCTTCATTGCCATGGCCGAGCGTCGGCGGGTGCCGTTCGATACCCTGCTGCGGCAGGCCATGTTGCCGGACGAACCGGACCCGCTCGGGGCGATACGGGCCGTCATGGTGACTATGCTCAATGAGCTGGCCAGTGATCCGCAGAAAAGACGCCTGTTTGAAATCTATTTCCTGCGCTGTGAATACACGGCAGAGACCTTGCCGCTGCTCAATCATCGCCAGGATGGTTTCCGGCAGGTGTCCGGCTATCTGGCCGAAGGATTCCGCAATGCGGTACGCCGTGAACAACTGCCGGCGGGCCTGGACATCAACAAGGCAGTGGTGCAGTTTCACGCCCAGCTTACCGGTCTGATATTTACCTGGTTATTACAGCCTGAAAGTTTCTGCCTGCGGCAGCAGGGCACGGAACTGGTGGATGGCTTTCTGCATACTTTGCGCCATTGCCCCTATCTGCAACAGTCCGATCCCGTAGCAAACGCGTAA
- a CDS encoding protein adenylyltransferase SelO family protein codes for MNMLLKRAGTMNPWLSLPLVQGWQQLPPTLWSAQAPQLSPVRHLGDVSPAALRLLQLDARQVRTDAASVETLRALHSGERLLPGMAPLAQKYAGHQHGIFNPMLGDGRALLLGEVAMPLGRLDLYLKGGGRTPFSRNGDGRLGLRAALREYLASHALYGLGIATSLPLSLCVHQARVLRTRLEPAATLLRLAPSHVRIGHFEWLHYRRDPQALSALVASLGHCYGETPAADAETFFRHTVLRCAQLVAAWQVWGFVHGTLNTDNLSVLGITLDHGTCAFMEQYQPSLAPAHDDTGGRYAFAAQPQAVAFGLRVLAQCLAPLVPLPRLQALLDGFDSQVENVILCGMRSRLGLMMSRPEDASLVAGWLVLLHRHGADYTRAFRVLMSWGDNPAADAAFARALGFAPEAILPAQWLASYRQRLQQESSTERERQRFMAGVNPVYVLREQYLQRVVDAAEEGDFQPLASLRRCLTQPFQKIDACEFND; via the coding sequence ATGAACATGTTGCTGAAACGGGCGGGCACGATGAATCCCTGGTTGTCACTGCCGCTGGTACAGGGTTGGCAACAACTGCCACCGACACTCTGGTCGGCGCAGGCCCCGCAGCTCTCGCCGGTGCGCCATCTGGGCGATGTTTCACCGGCGGCACTGCGGTTGCTGCAACTGGATGCGCGACAGGTACGCACTGACGCCGCCAGTGTGGAGACATTGCGCGCGCTGCATTCCGGTGAGCGCCTGCTGCCGGGCATGGCGCCGTTGGCGCAGAAGTATGCCGGCCACCAGCACGGCATATTCAATCCGATGCTCGGTGACGGTCGCGCGCTGCTGCTGGGTGAAGTGGCGATGCCGCTTGGCCGGCTGGACCTCTACCTCAAGGGCGGCGGGCGCACGCCGTTTTCGCGTAACGGCGATGGCCGCCTTGGCCTGCGTGCCGCCCTCCGCGAATACCTGGCCAGCCATGCGCTGTATGGACTGGGTATCGCCACCAGCCTGCCGCTGAGCCTGTGTGTGCATCAGGCGCGTGTGCTGCGCACGCGGCTGGAACCGGCCGCCACTTTGTTGCGGCTGGCGCCGTCGCATGTCCGCATCGGGCATTTTGAGTGGCTGCATTACCGGCGCGATCCGCAGGCGTTGTCGGCGCTGGTGGCGTCACTGGGCCACTGCTATGGCGAAACGCCGGCCGCGGATGCGGAAACCTTTTTTCGCCATACGGTGCTGCGGTGTGCACAACTGGTGGCGGCCTGGCAGGTGTGGGGTTTTGTACATGGCACCCTGAACACCGACAACCTGTCGGTGCTGGGCATTACGCTGGACCACGGCACCTGCGCCTTCATGGAACAGTACCAGCCGTCGCTGGCCCCGGCACACGACGACACAGGGGGGCGCTATGCCTTTGCTGCCCAGCCGCAGGCCGTGGCATTCGGGTTGCGCGTGCTGGCGCAGTGCCTGGCACCGCTGGTGCCGTTGCCGCGTCTGCAGGCTCTGCTGGACGGCTTCGACAGCCAGGTGGAGAACGTCATCCTGTGCGGCATGCGTTCGCGCCTGGGGCTGATGATGTCGCGGCCGGAGGATGCGTCACTGGTGGCCGGCTGGCTGGTGTTGCTGCACCGGCACGGCGCGGATTACACGCGGGCCTTCAGGGTGTTGATGAGCTGGGGTGACAATCCGGCCGCCGATGCGGCCTTTGCCCGTGCGCTCGGGTTTGCGCCGGAGGCCATCCTGCCGGCGCAGTGGCTGGCATCCTACCGGCAGAGGTTGCAGCAGGAGTCGTCCACAGAGCGGGAGCGGCAGCGCTTTATGGCCGGCGTCAATCCGGTGTATGTGCTGCGCGAACAATACCTGCAGCGGGTTGTGGACGCCGCAGAAGAGGGCGATTTCCAGCCGCTCGCCAGCCTGCGCCGTTGCCTGACGCAGCCGTTCCAGAAGATCGATGCCTGCGAGTTCAACGATTAG
- a CDS encoding TonB-dependent receptor family protein — translation MRRLNRDTLCPALLALSLPAWSLADIARLDTVTVDGTRMERTLQDTPGAVSVVDGASAQQGQQHLQLDESLARVPGLYLQNRYNFAQNLRLSSRGFGARAPFGVRGLRVRVDGFPETLPDGQSQVDSIDLDSMARATVLRGPSSVLYGNATGGVVDIETFSGRTLDHDGELRLSGGSDGYRKAHLHTGGANERMHHYLGVTALNYDGYRDQSAVEKYLLNGRLGWMLDDQRELQLLLSAVDTPYAEDPGGLTRAQAHADRERAATMATRLDAGQKVDQQRLGVLYRDGALGDGVLQARAFVSRRHFDQQLPFPGSSLIDYQRLFYGAGVEYSHALSLFGLSHRYLIGIDADRQQDDRGRRSVDATGAVTGITANEDQTATSTGVFLQTDTTLSEHWTLSLGARADRIRLRIDDDLLSDGSDDSGEQKFNEGSYSAGLRWAVHPDHTLYATVSSAFETPTFTELANPSGAGGFNPDLAPQKALNREIGARGLLTDNLLYDLAVFSVRVKDEITPYELAGRTFYDNAARTRREGLELALQHFTTDTLTTTLAWTWAQYRFERFVDQQQGQDVQDKRMPGLPQHILFAEAAWRPHNGFFLIGDVRYASEVYAENTNETRIGSSTVVNARVGKRWQFTQQYVELHTGVNNLLDRDYYSNLRINANSDRAVEQRGYFEPAPGRTFYAGFTLGW, via the coding sequence ATGAGACGCCTGAACCGCGACACCCTCTGTCCAGCCCTGCTGGCCTTGAGCCTGCCGGCCTGGAGCCTGGCCGATATCGCACGCCTGGACACCGTGACCGTCGACGGCACGCGCATGGAGCGCACACTCCAGGACACCCCCGGTGCCGTCAGCGTGGTCGATGGCGCCAGTGCGCAGCAGGGCCAGCAGCACCTGCAACTGGACGAAAGCCTGGCACGCGTCCCGGGCCTGTATCTGCAAAACCGCTACAACTTTGCCCAGAACCTGCGCCTGTCCAGCCGCGGCTTCGGTGCCCGCGCGCCGTTCGGCGTGCGCGGCCTGCGCGTGCGTGTGGACGGCTTTCCGGAAACCCTGCCGGATGGCCAGTCGCAGGTGGACAGCATTGATCTGGATTCCATGGCGCGTGCCACCGTTCTGCGCGGACCGTCTTCGGTGCTGTACGGTAACGCCACCGGCGGCGTGGTGGACATCGAGACGTTTTCCGGCCGCACGCTGGATCACGATGGCGAGTTGCGCCTGTCCGGTGGCAGCGACGGCTACCGCAAGGCACACCTGCATACCGGCGGAGCCAATGAACGCATGCATCACTATCTGGGCGTCACGGCACTGAACTACGACGGCTATCGCGACCAGAGCGCGGTGGAAAAATACCTGCTCAATGGGCGCCTCGGCTGGATGCTCGATGACCAGCGCGAACTGCAACTGCTGTTGTCCGCCGTCGACACCCCGTACGCCGAAGACCCCGGCGGGTTGACCCGCGCCCAGGCACACGCGGATCGCGAACGCGCCGCAACCATGGCAACGCGCCTGGATGCCGGACAGAAAGTGGACCAGCAGCGCCTGGGCGTGCTGTACCGCGATGGCGCGCTGGGCGATGGTGTATTGCAAGCCCGCGCGTTTGTCAGCCGGCGCCACTTCGACCAGCAATTACCGTTCCCCGGCAGCAGCCTGATCGATTATCAGCGCCTGTTCTACGGCGCCGGCGTGGAGTACAGCCATGCGCTGTCGCTGTTCGGGCTGTCGCACCGCTACCTGATCGGTATTGATGCCGACCGGCAGCAGGATGATCGCGGCCGCCGCAGCGTCGATGCCACCGGTGCAGTCACCGGCATCACCGCCAACGAAGACCAGACCGCCACCAGCACCGGCGTGTTCCTGCAAACCGACACTACCCTGAGCGAACACTGGACACTCTCACTGGGCGCCCGCGCTGACCGCATCCGGCTACGCATCGACGATGACCTGCTCAGCGATGGCAGCGACGACAGCGGCGAACAGAAATTCAACGAAGGCAGCTACAGCGCCGGCCTGCGCTGGGCCGTGCATCCGGACCATACGCTGTACGCCACCGTCAGTTCCGCGTTTGAAACACCCACCTTTACCGAACTGGCCAACCCCTCCGGCGCCGGCGGCTTCAACCCTGACCTTGCTCCGCAGAAGGCCCTGAACCGCGAGATCGGCGCACGTGGCCTGCTGACCGACAACCTGCTCTACGATCTCGCCGTGTTCAGCGTCCGGGTCAAAGACGAAATCACGCCCTATGAACTGGCCGGCCGCACCTTCTATGACAACGCGGCGCGCACCCGCCGCGAAGGGCTGGAACTGGCGTTACAGCACTTCACCACCGATACCCTCACCACCACCCTGGCGTGGACGTGGGCGCAGTATCGCTTTGAACGGTTTGTGGACCAGCAACAGGGCCAGGACGTGCAGGACAAGCGCATGCCCGGCCTGCCGCAGCATATCCTGTTCGCCGAGGCTGCCTGGCGGCCCCACAACGGCTTTTTCCTGATCGGCGACGTGCGTTATGCCAGCGAGGTATACGCAGAAAACACCAACGAGACCCGCATCGGCAGCAGCACTGTGGTGAATGCCCGTGTCGGCAAACGCTGGCAGTTCACGCAGCAGTATGTCGAGCTGCACACCGGCGTCAACAACCTGCTCGACCGCGACTACTACAGCAACCTGCGCATCAACGCCAACAGCGACCGGGCCGTGGAGCAACGGGGTTATTTTGAGCCGGCGCCGGGCCGTACCTTTTACGCCGGTTTCACTCTGGGCTGGTGA
- a CDS encoding efflux RND transporter periplasmic adaptor subunit, translated as MLTALLAACSDSAPPGEQQAPEVGYITVQSQSVTLQRELPGRTNPYQIAEVRPQVTGVIKERLFEEGAEVKAGDPLYQIDDRLYRAAVASAQADLARARAASESARLTIRRFERLVEMKAVSQQEHDEARAAYDESAAAVAAAEAALQTARINLDYATITAPIDGRIGRSTVTAGALVTANQAQALTTIRQLDPIYVDLTQSNNELRQLRAAMEAGQLQKVSDDEARVTLLMEDGSQYEHPGALQFAEYSVDEGTGSVALRALFPNPEGNLLPGMFVRARLPEGRRSDAVLVPQKGIARDPRGNATAMLVSADNTAEQRPVVAERAIGNQWLISEGLQAGDKLILEGLQKIRPGAPVRAVELDADQAEPASGDSAPAAAADTAR; from the coding sequence ATGCTGACTGCCCTGCTCGCCGCCTGCAGTGACAGCGCCCCCCCTGGCGAGCAACAGGCTCCAGAGGTGGGCTATATCACTGTCCAGAGCCAGTCCGTGACCCTGCAACGGGAATTGCCGGGCCGTACCAACCCTTACCAGATCGCCGAAGTGCGCCCGCAGGTGACCGGGGTGATCAAGGAGCGGCTGTTCGAGGAAGGCGCCGAAGTGAAGGCCGGCGACCCGCTCTATCAGATCGACGACCGTCTCTACCGCGCCGCCGTCGCCAGTGCCCAGGCCGACCTGGCCCGCGCCCGTGCTGCCAGCGAATCAGCCCGGCTGACCATCCGCCGTTTTGAGCGCCTGGTGGAAATGAAAGCGGTCAGCCAGCAGGAACACGACGAAGCCCGCGCCGCCTATGACGAAAGCGCCGCCGCCGTCGCCGCCGCCGAAGCCGCGCTGCAGACCGCACGCATCAACCTCGATTACGCCACCATCACCGCGCCGATCGATGGCCGCATCGGCCGCTCCACCGTGACCGCCGGCGCACTGGTCACCGCCAACCAGGCCCAGGCACTGACCACGATCCGCCAGCTTGATCCGATCTATGTTGACCTGACGCAATCCAACAACGAGTTGCGCCAGTTGCGCGCCGCCATGGAAGCCGGGCAGTTGCAGAAAGTCAGCGACGACGAAGCGCGCGTCACCCTGCTGATGGAAGACGGCAGCCAGTACGAGCACCCCGGCGCACTGCAATTTGCCGAATACTCGGTGGATGAAGGCACCGGCTCGGTGGCACTGCGCGCCCTGTTCCCGAACCCCGAAGGCAATCTGTTGCCGGGCATGTTCGTGCGCGCGCGCCTGCCGGAAGGCCGCCGCAGTGACGCCGTGCTGGTGCCACAGAAAGGCATCGCCCGCGACCCGCGCGGCAACGCCACCGCCATGCTGGTCTCGGCCGACAACACCGCCGAGCAACGCCCCGTGGTGGCCGAACGCGCCATCGGCAACCAGTGGCTGATCAGCGAAGGGCTGCAGGCCGGCGACAAACTGATTCTCGAAGGGCTGCAGAAAATCCGTCCCGGCGCGCCCGTGCGCGCGGTAGAACTGGACGCCGACCAGGCCGAGCCCGCCTCCGGTGACAGCGCACCCGCCGCTGCCGCCGATACCGCACGCTGA